In the Oceanibaculum nanhaiense genome, one interval contains:
- a CDS encoding DUF7146 domain-containing protein, with amino-acid sequence MPRDASELARRLARAAEAVCRHYLSKGRRQGRYWTVGDVRNTPGRSMFVRLSGPDSGPGAAGRWTDAASAEYGDLLDVIRESCGLTQFREVAEEARRFLALPRAEPPHEPRPPVPTGSPEAARRLWAITKPLAGTLAEAYLHARGIETVHHAGALRFHPRCYYRPDDNAPTETWPAMVAAVTDLCGAITGVHRTWLAPDGLGKAPIDTPRRAMGGLFGHAVRFGAAGDVLAAGEGIETILSLRCALPALPMAAALSANHLAALQFPPALRRLYIARDADAAGDTAVAALTERAEAAGIEALVLSPQFGDFNDDLRAFGVGAVRASVRVQLGPQDAVRFIRRRTARTG; translated from the coding sequence ATGCCCCGCGACGCTTCCGAGCTGGCGCGCCGCCTCGCGCGCGCCGCCGAGGCGGTCTGCCGCCATTATCTATCGAAGGGTCGACGCCAGGGCCGCTATTGGACGGTGGGCGACGTGCGCAACACGCCCGGCCGGTCGATGTTCGTGCGGCTGAGCGGGCCGGACTCCGGCCCCGGCGCCGCCGGGCGCTGGACCGATGCCGCCTCAGCCGAGTACGGCGACCTGCTCGACGTGATCCGCGAGAGCTGCGGGCTGACCCAGTTCCGCGAGGTCGCCGAGGAGGCGCGACGCTTCCTGGCGTTGCCCCGCGCCGAACCGCCGCATGAGCCGAGACCGCCCGTCCCGACCGGTTCGCCCGAGGCCGCGCGGCGGCTCTGGGCTATCACGAAGCCGCTCGCCGGCACTTTGGCCGAGGCGTACCTCCACGCCCGCGGGATTGAGACCGTCCACCATGCGGGCGCACTGCGGTTTCACCCGCGGTGCTACTATCGCCCGGACGATAACGCGCCGACCGAGACCTGGCCGGCGATGGTCGCCGCCGTCACCGACCTTTGCGGCGCCATCACGGGCGTGCATCGCACCTGGCTTGCCCCGGACGGCTTGGGCAAGGCGCCGATCGACACGCCGCGACGAGCCATGGGCGGTCTCTTCGGCCATGCCGTCCGGTTCGGTGCGGCCGGCGACGTCCTCGCCGCCGGTGAAGGCATCGAGACGATACTGTCGCTGCGATGTGCGCTCCCCGCCCTGCCCATGGCGGCGGCGCTGTCAGCGAACCACCTCGCCGCTCTCCAGTTCCCGCCGGCGCTCCGTCGGCTCTACATAGCCCGCGACGCTGACGCCGCCGGCGACACGGCGGTCGCGGCGCTCACCGAACGAGCCGAAGCCGCTGGCATCGAGGCGCTGGTCCTCTCTCCGCAATTCGGAGACTTCAATGACGACCTGCGAGCGTTCGGCGTCGGCGCCGTTCGCGCGTCCGTGCGTGTTCAGCTCGGTCCGCAGGATGCAGTCCGCTTCATACGCCGGAGAACGGCCAGGACGGGGTGA
- a CDS encoding tyrosine-type recombinase/integrase — protein sequence MPDLAALGPWLRRFLCEHIVTERNLARNTRKSYRDTFSLLLPFVSRKVRKPVDRLMVSDITSGWVLQFLAHLETDRGCSARTRNQRLAAIRTFARFVGSRDPAHVEWCGHIRAIASKRSMPPPVGWLTRAEMEAMLATPDRKTRRGRSEYALLLFLYNTSARVSEATQLRVCDLQIGSRKGGHDLATLHGKGGTTRHCPLWPETERVLADEITGRAGEDAVFVSRLGTPFTRFGIYRLIERCAAQVPELPDRTITPHVIRHTTAATWSSPAWTSTLSAPGSDTSRSARPTSMPRST from the coding sequence ATGCCTGACCTCGCAGCCCTCGGCCCGTGGCTCCGCCGGTTCCTGTGCGAGCACATCGTTACCGAACGCAATCTCGCTCGGAACACCCGCAAGAGCTATCGCGACACCTTCAGCCTGTTGCTGCCCTTCGTCAGCCGGAAGGTGCGCAAGCCCGTGGACCGGCTTATGGTATCGGACATCACGTCCGGATGGGTGCTGCAGTTCCTCGCTCATCTCGAGACGGATCGAGGTTGCTCGGCCCGGACCCGCAATCAGCGACTGGCGGCCATACGCACGTTCGCGCGCTTCGTCGGCAGCCGCGATCCGGCTCATGTCGAATGGTGCGGTCACATCCGGGCTATCGCGTCGAAGAGATCGATGCCGCCGCCGGTTGGATGGCTGACCAGGGCGGAGATGGAGGCGATGCTGGCAACGCCCGACCGCAAGACCCGGCGGGGCCGGAGCGAGTACGCGCTTCTGCTCTTCCTCTACAACACCAGTGCAAGGGTGTCGGAGGCCACCCAACTGAGGGTGTGCGATCTGCAGATCGGATCGCGGAAAGGCGGGCACGATCTCGCCACCTTGCACGGCAAGGGCGGCACGACGCGGCACTGCCCGCTGTGGCCGGAAACCGAGCGCGTTCTGGCGGACGAGATCACCGGTCGCGCGGGCGAAGACGCCGTGTTCGTAAGCCGGCTCGGGACGCCGTTCACCCGCTTCGGGATCTATCGCCTGATCGAGCGTTGCGCAGCTCAGGTCCCGGAACTGCCCGATCGGACGATAACGCCGCACGTGATCCGGCACACCACGGCTGCCACCTGGTCCTCGCCGGCGTGGACATCAACACTATCCGCGCCTGGCTCGGACACGTCTCGATCAGCACGACCAACATCTATGCCGAGATCGACCTGA
- a CDS encoding tyrosine-type recombinase/integrase, with product MILRESIERYVLWRRAHGAKFTTGANLLRRFLDHADSDAACDAVTTGQVLAYLAGESPPTRHRENRYYALAGFWRHAISRGHATRSSMPVDAPRSPVRAPPYIYSRDELARLFDPATVEASRRGAVQLDAVTFRTLLLLLYGAGLRFGEATRLTLTDVDLANAVVTIRATKFYKSRLVPVGPQLAAVLDSHVSLRQRAGLANGRDALLLANRDGTRLASSTVQAAFDTLRRVAGVHRAAGGRTIPRLHDLRHSFAVHRLMSWYRQGADMQRLLPVLSTYLGHADLEGTKVYLSMTPELLEQTSLRFAR from the coding sequence ATGATCCTGCGCGAGTCGATCGAACGCTATGTGCTCTGGCGACGGGCTCACGGCGCGAAGTTCACGACCGGGGCGAACCTCCTACGCCGCTTCCTTGACCATGCCGATAGCGACGCCGCCTGCGACGCGGTCACCACGGGGCAGGTCCTGGCCTACCTGGCGGGCGAGAGCCCGCCGACGCGTCACCGCGAGAATAGGTACTACGCGCTTGCCGGCTTCTGGCGTCACGCGATCAGCCGCGGCCATGCGACCCGCTCGTCCATGCCGGTCGACGCGCCGAGATCGCCCGTTCGGGCGCCGCCCTACATCTACTCGCGCGATGAGCTTGCGCGCCTCTTCGATCCCGCGACCGTGGAGGCAAGCCGGCGCGGCGCGGTCCAGCTGGATGCGGTGACGTTCCGCACCCTGCTTCTCCTCTTATACGGGGCGGGGCTACGCTTCGGGGAGGCGACCCGCCTCACGCTGACCGACGTTGATCTGGCGAACGCCGTCGTGACCATCCGGGCCACCAAGTTCTACAAGAGCCGGCTGGTCCCGGTCGGACCTCAGCTTGCCGCAGTGCTGGACAGCCACGTGTCCCTGCGCCAGCGCGCCGGACTCGCGAACGGCCGGGACGCGTTGCTCCTCGCGAACCGGGATGGGACGCGGCTCGCCAGCAGCACCGTGCAGGCCGCGTTCGACACGCTGCGGCGCGTTGCCGGGGTCCACCGCGCAGCAGGCGGCCGGACAATCCCGCGGCTGCACGACCTTCGGCACAGCTTCGCCGTCCATCGCCTGATGAGCTGGTATCGGCAGGGCGCCGATATGCAACGGCTGCTGCCGGTGCTCTCCACCTATCTCGGTCACGCCGATCTGGAGGGCACGAAGGTCTATCTGTCGATGACGCCGGAGCTGCTGGAGCAGACGTCGCTGCGGTTCGCCCGCTAA
- a CDS encoding tyrosine-type recombinase/integrase, protein MESRRVKVRQPNLDPGVGVRRVAHAKSIAVADVTHRAILMLFIGYGLRTGEVGGLRLDDLDWENAMLRVRCPKPGRTHLWPLSQGVGHAILRYIREARPSGFGRSLFFTTLAPVRPLDRKALGEMVRDRLARIDVVTGRRGAHALRHAAASICWIKARR, encoded by the coding sequence ATGGAGTCCCGGCGCGTCAAAGTCCGCCAGCCGAACCTCGATCCAGGTGTTGGGGTTCGCAGAGTTGCCCACGCAAAATCCATCGCCGTCGCCGACGTAACGCACCGTGCCATCCTGATGCTGTTCATCGGGTACGGGCTTCGGACCGGAGAGGTCGGCGGTCTGCGGCTGGACGATCTGGACTGGGAGAACGCAATGCTTCGGGTCCGCTGCCCGAAACCGGGGCGAACCCATCTGTGGCCGCTGTCGCAGGGCGTGGGCCACGCCATTCTGCGTTACATCAGGGAGGCGCGGCCGTCCGGCTTCGGGCGCAGTCTCTTCTTCACGACGCTCGCGCCGGTCCGGCCACTCGACCGAAAAGCCCTGGGCGAGATGGTTCGCGACCGGCTGGCGCGCATCGACGTCGTCACCGGCCGACGCGGGGCCCACGCCCTGCGGCATGCCGCGGCCAGCATCTGCTGGATCAAGGCACGTCGATGA